In the genome of Rhizobium rhizogenes, one region contains:
- a CDS encoding polysaccharide deacetylase family protein — MTIKRALFLFLGLAALAAVLFSLHLFSKSRTVQSFGTIIARVETAKPLVALTFDDGPSARFTQDVLAVLRQRGVKATFFLTGRETEENLPQARMIVDEGHQVGNHSFTHSNMTLMGTTRIGEEIERTDTAIRAAGYEGEIMFRPPYGKKLLTLPWYLSRHERKTIMWDVEPESFPDVAGDTAAFAKHVIEQTKNGSIIIMHVMYRSREISRQALPLIIDGLRQRGFEFVTVSQLLDSR; from the coding sequence ATGACGATAAAGCGGGCCTTGTTTCTGTTCCTTGGTTTGGCTGCGCTGGCGGCGGTGCTCTTCAGCCTGCATCTCTTCAGCAAATCGCGGACGGTGCAATCATTCGGAACCATCATCGCGCGGGTCGAAACAGCAAAGCCCTTGGTGGCGCTGACATTCGATGACGGGCCTTCGGCTCGCTTCACGCAGGATGTTCTGGCGGTCCTCAGGCAACGCGGAGTGAAGGCGACTTTTTTCCTGACGGGCAGGGAGACCGAAGAAAACCTGCCGCAGGCGCGTATGATCGTGGACGAGGGACACCAGGTCGGCAACCACAGCTTTACGCATTCCAACATGACGTTGATGGGGACGACGCGGATAGGTGAGGAAATCGAGCGCACCGATACGGCCATTCGGGCGGCGGGTTACGAAGGCGAGATCATGTTCCGCCCGCCCTATGGCAAGAAGCTGCTGACTTTGCCCTGGTATCTTTCCCGGCATGAGCGGAAAACCATCATGTGGGATGTCGAGCCGGAATCGTTTCCTGATGTCGCCGGAGACACGGCTGCCTTTGCAAAACATGTCATCGAGCAAACGAAAAACGGTTCGATCATCATCATGCATGTCATGTATCGAAGCCGCGAAATATCCCGGCAGGCCTTGCCCCTGATCATCGACGGTCTGCGCCAACGCGGATTTGAGTTCGTCACCGTTTCGCAATTGCTGGACAGCCGCTGA
- the urtA gene encoding urea ABC transporter substrate-binding protein, whose product MIFRKTLSAALLGAILSTTAFHGAFAADDTIKVGVLHSLSGTMAISETTLKDAMLMLIDEQNKKGGVLGKKLEAVVVDPASDWPLFAEKARQLISQDKVAAVFGCWTSSSRKSVLPVFEELNSILFYPVQYEGEESSRNIFYTGAAPNQQAIPAVDYLASTEGVERWVLAGTDYVYPQTTNKILKAYLMSKGVKEEDIMINYTPFGHSDWQTIVSDIKKFGSAGKKTAVVSTINGDANVPFYKELANQGVKAEDIPVVAFSVGEEELAGLDTAPLVGHLAAWNYFQSVDTEVNAEFIKTWHAFTKNDKRVTNDPMEAAYIGFNAWVKAVESAGTTDTDKVLDSIIGVSVPNLSGGYSTVMPNHHITKPVLIGEIQADGQFEIVQQTPQVVGDEWSDYLPDSKDLISDWRKPMSCGNFNVASGKCGGKGS is encoded by the coding sequence ATGATATTCCGCAAGACGCTTAGTGCCGCGCTGCTTGGCGCGATCCTGTCCACTACCGCCTTCCATGGCGCCTTTGCCGCTGACGACACCATTAAGGTCGGTGTGCTGCACTCGCTGTCCGGCACCATGGCGATTTCAGAGACGACGCTGAAGGACGCCATGCTGATGCTCATCGACGAGCAGAACAAGAAGGGCGGCGTGCTCGGCAAGAAACTCGAAGCCGTGGTGGTCGATCCGGCCTCCGACTGGCCGCTATTTGCCGAAAAGGCCCGCCAGCTGATCTCGCAGGACAAGGTCGCCGCCGTTTTCGGCTGCTGGACGTCTTCCTCGCGCAAGTCGGTTCTGCCTGTTTTCGAGGAACTGAACTCGATCCTGTTCTACCCCGTTCAGTACGAGGGTGAGGAATCCTCCCGCAACATCTTCTACACGGGTGCCGCCCCCAACCAGCAGGCCATTCCGGCCGTTGATTATCTCGCCAGCACCGAAGGTGTGGAGCGCTGGGTTCTGGCCGGCACGGACTATGTCTATCCGCAGACCACCAACAAGATTCTGAAGGCCTACCTGATGTCGAAGGGCGTCAAGGAAGAGGACATCATGATCAACTACACGCCGTTCGGTCATTCCGACTGGCAGACGATTGTGTCCGACATCAAGAAATTCGGCTCGGCCGGCAAGAAGACCGCCGTGGTTTCCACCATCAATGGTGACGCCAACGTGCCGTTCTACAAGGAACTGGCAAATCAGGGCGTCAAGGCCGAGGATATTCCGGTCGTCGCCTTCTCGGTCGGTGAAGAAGAGCTGGCCGGTCTCGATACCGCCCCGCTGGTCGGTCACCTTGCCGCCTGGAACTACTTCCAGTCCGTCGATACCGAGGTCAATGCCGAATTCATCAAGACCTGGCACGCCTTCACCAAGAATGACAAGCGCGTGACCAACGACCCGATGGAAGCCGCCTATATCGGCTTCAACGCCTGGGTAAAGGCCGTCGAATCCGCCGGCACGACGGATACGGACAAGGTGCTGGACTCGATCATCGGTGTTTCGGTGCCGAACCTTTCGGGTGGTTACTCCACTGTCATGCCGAACCACCACATCACCAAGCCGGTGCTGATTGGGGAAATCCAGGCCGATGGGCAGTTTGAGATCGTGCAGCAGACACCGCAGGTGGTGGGGGATGAATGGTCGGACTACCTGCCGGACTCGAAGGATTTGATTTCGGATTGGCGCAAGCCGATGTCGTGCGGGAACTTTAATGTGGCCAGTGGGAAGTGCGGCGGTAAGGGTAGCTGA
- a CDS encoding branched-chain amino acid ABC transporter substrate-binding protein, whose translation MKKSLLSAVALTAMVAFGGSAWADVVIAVGAPLTGPNAAFGAQIQKGAEQAAKDINAAGGINGEQIKIVLGDDVSDPKQGISVANKFVADGVKFVIGHFNSGVSIPASEVYAENGILEVTPAATNPVFTERGLWNTFRTCGRDDQQGGIAGKYLADHFKDAKIAIIHDKTPYGQGLADETKKAANAAGVTEVMYEGVNVGDKDFSALISKMKEAGVSIIYWGGLHTEAGLIIRQAADQGLKAKLISGDGIVSNELASIAGDAVEGTLNTFGPDPTLRPENKELVEKFKAAGFNPEAYTLYSYAALQSIAGAAKAAGSVEPEKVAEALKSGTFPTALGDISFDEKGDPKLPGYVMYEWKKGADGKFTYVQQGS comes from the coding sequence ATGAAGAAGTCTCTTCTTTCCGCTGTCGCGCTGACCGCCATGGTCGCCTTCGGCGGTTCGGCCTGGGCCGATGTCGTGATCGCTGTCGGCGCACCGCTGACCGGCCCGAACGCTGCTTTCGGCGCTCAGATCCAGAAGGGTGCCGAACAGGCCGCGAAAGACATCAATGCCGCCGGCGGTATCAATGGCGAGCAGATCAAGATCGTGCTGGGCGATGACGTATCCGACCCCAAGCAGGGTATTTCGGTCGCCAATAAATTCGTTGCCGACGGCGTGAAATTCGTCATCGGTCACTTCAACTCCGGCGTTTCCATTCCGGCTTCCGAAGTTTATGCCGAAAACGGCATTCTCGAAGTGACACCGGCTGCAACCAACCCGGTCTTTACCGAGCGCGGCCTGTGGAACACCTTCCGCACCTGCGGCCGTGACGACCAGCAGGGCGGCATTGCCGGCAAGTATCTGGCCGACCACTTCAAGGACGCCAAGATCGCCATCATTCACGACAAGACCCCTTACGGTCAGGGCCTTGCCGATGAAACCAAGAAGGCTGCCAATGCCGCCGGCGTGACCGAGGTCATGTATGAAGGCGTCAATGTCGGCGACAAGGACTTCTCGGCGCTGATCTCGAAGATGAAGGAAGCCGGCGTTTCCATCATCTATTGGGGCGGTCTGCACACCGAAGCCGGTCTGATCATCCGCCAGGCGGCCGATCAGGGCCTGAAGGCAAAGCTGATCTCGGGTGACGGCATCGTCTCGAACGAACTGGCTTCCATCGCCGGCGACGCCGTCGAAGGCACGCTCAACACCTTCGGCCCCGATCCGACGCTGCGCCCGGAAAACAAGGAACTGGTCGAGAAGTTCAAGGCCGCCGGCTTCAACCCGGAAGCCTACACGCTCTACTCCTATGCAGCCCTGCAGTCGATCGCAGGCGCGGCAAAGGCCGCCGGTTCCGTGGAGCCGGAAAAGGTTGCCGAGGCCCTGAAGTCCGGCACCTTCCCGACTGCACTCGGTGACATCTCCTTCGACGAGAAGGGCGACCCGAAGCTTCCCGGCTACGTCATGTACGAGTGGAAGAAGGGCGCGGACGGCAAGTTCACCTACGTCCAGCAGGGCAGCTAA
- a CDS encoding AAA family ATPase: MNRFIILSGCSGGGKSTLLAELSRRGFATVEEPGRRIVIEETRNNGTALPWIDIEAFARRAIAMALEDRQTAPPDGLVFFDRGLIDAASALRHVSGDAFIDTLRHAHHYNRLVFLTPPWPEIYRGDDERRHDFDAALEEYERLLRDYDALGYDIVVLPKSGIAERADFILTRIGTCTQQH, from the coding sequence ATGAACCGTTTCATCATCCTTTCCGGCTGCTCCGGCGGCGGCAAATCCACCCTGCTTGCCGAGCTATCCCGACGCGGTTTTGCCACCGTCGAGGAACCAGGCCGCCGCATCGTCATCGAAGAAACCCGCAACAACGGCACCGCCCTGCCGTGGATCGACATCGAAGCCTTCGCCCGCCGCGCCATCGCCATGGCACTCGAAGACCGGCAAACGGCGCCGCCGGATGGCCTCGTCTTCTTCGACCGTGGCCTGATTGACGCGGCCTCCGCGCTGCGCCATGTCAGCGGCGATGCTTTTATCGATACATTGCGCCATGCGCATCACTACAACAGGCTGGTTTTCCTCACCCCGCCCTGGCCGGAAATCTACCGGGGCGATGACGAGCGCCGGCACGATTTCGATGCGGCATTGGAGGAATACGAGCGTCTGCTCCGCGACTATGACGCGCTTGGCTACGACATCGTCGTGCTCCCGAAATCGGGCATCGCAGAACGTGCAGATTTTATCCTGACGCGGATCGGCACCTGCACGCAACAACACTGA
- a CDS encoding SDR family oxidoreductase, whose product MGILQKFSLENRTAIITGSGRGLGFEIASAFAEAGAHVWLTGRNAEMLEQAVETLRKAGGKADYAAFDIADTAAGSALVRRIMAEFGHLDILVNNVGARDRRPLAEFTDEDVLELIRTDLTSSISLSRDAAEAMNTNGYGRIITITSILGHIVRPGDAIYPVAKQGLTGLMRAIAVEYGARGITSNAIAPGMFATETNAALAENPDMVAFAKLRVPLERWGRPDEIAGAALFLASDAASFVNGHVLTVDGGMSVRL is encoded by the coding sequence ATGGGCATTCTTCAGAAATTCTCTCTCGAAAACCGCACGGCCATCATCACCGGCAGCGGCCGCGGCCTTGGCTTCGAAATCGCCAGCGCCTTTGCCGAAGCAGGCGCGCATGTGTGGCTGACCGGCCGCAATGCCGAAATGCTGGAACAGGCGGTCGAAACGCTGCGCAAGGCCGGCGGCAAGGCCGATTACGCCGCCTTCGATATTGCCGATACGGCCGCCGGCAGCGCCCTTGTTCGCCGTATCATGGCCGAGTTCGGCCATCTCGATATCCTCGTCAACAATGTCGGCGCGCGTGACCGCCGCCCGCTTGCCGAATTTACCGACGAAGACGTGCTGGAGCTGATCCGCACCGATCTCACCTCCTCCATCTCGCTGTCGCGCGATGCGGCAGAGGCCATGAACACCAATGGTTACGGCCGCATCATCACCATCACGTCCATTCTCGGCCATATCGTTCGACCGGGGGATGCGATCTATCCCGTCGCCAAGCAGGGGCTGACCGGGCTGATGCGGGCGATCGCCGTGGAATATGGCGCGCGCGGCATCACCAGCAACGCCATCGCACCCGGCATGTTCGCGACAGAAACCAATGCCGCCCTTGCCGAAAACCCCGACATGGTGGCTTTCGCCAAGCTGCGCGTGCCGCTGGAGCGCTGGGGCCGGCCGGATGAGATCGCCGGTGCGGCGCTGTTTCTGGCCAGCGACGCGGCCTCCTTCGTCAACGGCCATGTGCTGACGGTGGATGGCGGCATGTCGGTGCGGCTGTGA
- a CDS encoding glutamine synthetase beta-grasp domain-containing protein, which yields MTKFKLEYIWLDGYKPVANLRGKTQVKEFDEFPTLEQLPLWGFDGSSTQQAEGHSSDCVLKPVAIYPDPARTNGALVMCEVMMPDGVTPHASNSRATIVEDEDAWFGFEQEYFFYQDGRPLGFPEQGYPAPQGPYYTGVGFKNVGSVAREIVEEHLDLCLEAGINHEGINAEVAKGQWEFQIFGKGSKRAADQIWIARYLLLRLCEQYGIDVEFHCKPLGDTDWNGSGMHCNFSTKFMREVGGKDYFEALMAAFAKNWKEHIDVYGPDNHMRLTGKHETAPWNKFSYGVADRGASIRVPHSFVNNGYRGYLEDRRPNSQGCPYQIASVVLKTIAEVPLAKSAAA from the coding sequence ATGACTAAGTTCAAACTCGAGTACATCTGGCTGGATGGATACAAGCCGGTCGCCAACCTGCGCGGCAAGACACAGGTCAAGGAATTCGACGAATTCCCGACACTCGAGCAGCTGCCGCTTTGGGGTTTTGATGGCTCCTCCACCCAGCAGGCTGAAGGCCATTCGTCGGATTGCGTGCTGAAGCCCGTCGCGATCTACCCCGACCCGGCCCGCACCAACGGTGCACTCGTCATGTGCGAAGTCATGATGCCCGATGGCGTCACCCCGCATGCCTCGAACAGCCGCGCCACCATCGTCGAGGACGAGGATGCATGGTTCGGTTTCGAACAGGAATATTTCTTCTACCAGGACGGCCGCCCGCTCGGCTTCCCGGAACAGGGTTACCCGGCTCCGCAGGGCCCGTATTACACCGGCGTCGGCTTCAAGAACGTCGGTTCGGTTGCCCGCGAAATCGTTGAAGAGCACCTCGACCTCTGCCTCGAAGCCGGCATCAACCACGAAGGCATCAACGCCGAAGTGGCCAAGGGCCAGTGGGAATTCCAGATTTTCGGCAAGGGCTCCAAGCGCGCCGCCGACCAGATCTGGATCGCCCGTTACCTGCTGCTGCGTCTGTGCGAACAGTATGGCATCGACGTCGAATTCCATTGCAAGCCGCTCGGCGATACCGACTGGAACGGCTCGGGCATGCACTGCAACTTCTCCACCAAGTTCATGCGTGAAGTTGGCGGCAAGGACTATTTCGAAGCCCTCATGGCTGCTTTTGCCAAGAACTGGAAAGAGCACATCGACGTTTACGGTCCTGATAACCACATGCGCCTGACCGGCAAGCACGAAACCGCTCCGTGGAACAAGTTCTCCTACGGCGTGGCAGATCGTGGCGCCTCGATCCGCGTTCCGCATTCCTTCGTCAACAACGGTTACCGTGGTTACCTCGAAGACCGTCGCCCGAACTCTCAAGGCTGCCCCTACCAGATCGCTTCCGTCGTTCTGAAGACGATCGCAGAAGTGCCGCTCGCAAAGTCGGCCGCTGCCTGA
- a CDS encoding response regulator yields the protein MSAQATAAPRDIVLLVDDSPEALGFLTDALEQSGFSALIATSGQAALNIAERITPDIILLDAVMPTMDGFETCRRLKANAAVAQVPVIFMTGLTETEHVVRALESGGVDYLTKPINIDELRARIRVHLSNARSAQSARVALDAAGRHLLAVRASGAIHWSTPQATRLVNAATGRDDGMETVVTHIGRWLAERAAAETGRDVPLTITEAGRPALQLSFLGAMGPDEFLFRLTAASEKSDDHLLREHFSLTARESEVLLWIAKGKSNRDIGDILGLSARTVNKHLEQIYVKLGVENRASAAVKAAHVLHQG from the coding sequence ATGAGCGCTCAGGCAACAGCGGCCCCGCGAGACATTGTCCTGCTGGTGGATGACAGCCCGGAAGCGCTCGGTTTCCTCACCGATGCGCTGGAACAGTCCGGCTTTTCGGCGCTGATCGCCACCTCCGGCCAGGCCGCGCTCAACATTGCCGAACGCATCACGCCGGATATCATCCTGCTCGACGCCGTCATGCCCACCATGGACGGTTTCGAGACCTGCCGCCGGCTGAAGGCCAATGCGGCGGTGGCGCAGGTGCCCGTCATCTTCATGACCGGGCTGACCGAGACCGAACATGTGGTGCGGGCGCTCGAATCCGGCGGTGTCGATTATCTGACCAAGCCGATCAATATTGACGAGTTGCGCGCCCGCATCCGCGTGCATCTTTCCAATGCCCGCTCGGCCCAGAGCGCCCGCGTGGCGCTCGATGCCGCCGGCCGTCACCTGCTTGCCGTGCGCGCCAGCGGCGCCATCCACTGGTCCACACCGCAGGCGACCCGGCTCGTCAACGCCGCCACCGGCCGTGACGACGGCATGGAAACCGTCGTCACCCATATCGGCCGCTGGCTCGCAGAACGGGCGGCAGCGGAAACCGGTCGCGACGTGCCGCTGACGATCACCGAGGCCGGGCGGCCTGCCCTGCAGCTGTCTTTCCTCGGCGCCATGGGGCCGGACGAATTCCTCTTCCGCCTCACCGCCGCCAGCGAGAAATCCGACGACCACCTGCTGCGCGAGCATTTCTCCCTCACCGCGCGGGAATCGGAAGTGCTGCTATGGATCGCCAAGGGCAAATCCAACCGCGATATCGGCGATATTCTCGGCCTTTCCGCGAGAACGGTGAACAAACATCTGGAACAGATCTATGTGAAGCTCGGCGTGGAAAACCGCGCGTCGGCGGCCGTCAAGGCGGCGCATGTTCTGCATCAGGGGTGA
- a CDS encoding ATP-binding protein, translating into MAARQRIIPVRREYNRWVANQTLEDYALRFTAKSARQFSSNRISHTAIGAISFLALEAIGGAITLSYGTTNAFYAILAAAIAMLAVGLPISRYAIRHGVDIDLLTRGASFGYIGSTITSLIYAAFTFMLFAIEASIMSGALELALGIPLWIGYIISAVMVIPLVTHGVRLISRFQIVTQPFWIVLNILPFVFIALMDWEKYDLWRAFAGIHHASGPPGTVADFNLVEFGAASAVILALMSQIGEQVDFLRFLPAEGQSRLRHRIAVFLAGAGWVVVGVPKLLAGSFLVVLTFSSGVSVDRAADPAQMYLTAFGYMIPNETAAMLLMVAFVVVSQLKINVMNAYAGSLAWSNFFSRLTHSHPGRVVWLAFNVAIALLLMELGIYRLLEETLGIFSIIAMAWLCTISADLFINKPLGLAPPGIEFKRAHLYDINPVGVGSMALSATIALMAHFGAFGPLAASLAPYLTLIVAFIASPLIAWGTKGKFYLARKPRQKWREESSITCSICEHPFEPEDMAWCPAYAAPICSLCCSLDSRCHDMCKPKAKLNYQVATVAKSFLPAQLVAKLATRLGRYGMAAAIAVTAIGGILALIAHQVGTASPATADVVNRTILIVFFVFAVIAGIVCWFLVLAHDSRVVAEEESSRQNTLLLKEIAAHKKTDAALQDAKETAEAANRAKSRYVVGLSHELRTPLNAVLGYAQILERDDTIPPPRQSAIKVIRRSADHLSGLIDGLLDISKIEAGRLQVYSNEINIQDFLDQIVDMFRPQAQAKGLEFRHDRSRALPQYVRTDEKRLRQILVNLISNAIKFTDEGAVTFDVGYRSQVASFTVSDTGRGIAQKDLARIYEPFQRGEAESVRPMPGLGLGLTITRLLTNTLGGEISVSSEKDEGSTFRVRLMLSAVHRPSTAPAPEKTIRSYSGPRRTIVVVDDNEDHRELMRQVLSPLDFVVLTAQSGPECLTLIEGVKPDLFLIDISMPGMSGWQLVTKLREAGQTAPLIMLSANIGDGTVAGAGEDNHNDAIAKPVDIRHLCDRLAVHLGLKWIYDTDLPPEPAPQPVARIIHPGAIHIRDLQQLGEIGYIRGIEAKLADLARNTENLPFTQELGTYVQAFDLAGYAHFLTRFADKDTGDGKA; encoded by the coding sequence ATGGCCGCACGGCAACGCATCATCCCCGTCAGGCGCGAATATAACCGCTGGGTCGCCAACCAGACGCTGGAAGATTATGCGCTGCGCTTCACCGCCAAAAGCGCCCGGCAATTTTCCTCCAACCGCATTTCCCACACCGCCATCGGCGCAATTTCCTTTCTGGCGCTGGAAGCCATCGGTGGGGCGATCACGCTCTCCTACGGCACCACCAATGCCTTTTACGCCATCCTCGCCGCCGCCATCGCCATGCTCGCTGTCGGCCTGCCGATCAGCCGTTATGCCATCCGCCACGGTGTCGATATCGATCTTCTGACGCGCGGCGCGAGCTTCGGTTATATCGGCTCCACCATCACCTCGCTCATCTACGCCGCCTTCACCTTCATGCTCTTCGCCATCGAGGCGTCGATCATGTCCGGCGCGCTGGAACTGGCGCTCGGCATACCCTTGTGGATCGGCTATATCATCTCGGCCGTCATGGTCATTCCGCTCGTCACCCATGGCGTGCGGCTCATCAGCCGGTTCCAGATCGTCACCCAGCCCTTCTGGATCGTCCTCAACATCCTGCCCTTCGTCTTCATCGCGCTGATGGACTGGGAGAAATACGATCTCTGGCGGGCCTTTGCCGGCATTCACCATGCTTCCGGCCCGCCGGGCACAGTCGCGGATTTCAATCTCGTGGAATTCGGCGCGGCCTCTGCCGTCATTCTGGCGCTGATGTCGCAGATCGGCGAACAGGTGGATTTCCTGCGCTTCCTGCCGGCCGAAGGCCAGAGCCGCCTGCGCCACCGCATCGCCGTCTTTCTGGCCGGCGCCGGCTGGGTGGTCGTCGGTGTGCCGAAGCTGCTGGCCGGCTCGTTCCTCGTGGTCTTGACCTTCAGCTCCGGCGTTTCGGTGGACCGCGCCGCCGATCCGGCGCAGATGTATCTCACCGCCTTCGGTTACATGATCCCCAACGAGACAGCGGCCATGCTTTTGATGGTCGCCTTCGTGGTCGTTTCGCAGCTGAAGATCAACGTCATGAATGCCTATGCGGGTTCGCTCGCCTGGTCGAATTTCTTCTCGCGCCTCACCCACAGCCACCCCGGCCGCGTCGTCTGGCTGGCCTTCAATGTGGCGATCGCGCTGCTTCTGATGGAACTCGGCATTTACCGGCTGCTGGAAGAAACGCTCGGCATCTTCTCCATCATCGCCATGGCGTGGCTCTGCACCATTTCAGCCGATCTCTTCATCAACAAGCCGCTTGGCCTAGCCCCGCCCGGCATCGAATTCAAGCGCGCCCATCTTTACGATATCAATCCCGTCGGCGTCGGTTCCATGGCGCTTTCAGCCACCATTGCGCTGATGGCGCATTTCGGCGCCTTCGGCCCACTTGCCGCATCGCTCGCGCCCTATCTGACGCTGATCGTCGCTTTCATCGCCTCGCCGCTCATCGCATGGGGCACGAAGGGCAAATTTTATCTCGCCCGCAAGCCGCGCCAGAAATGGCGGGAAGAAAGCAGCATCACCTGCTCCATCTGCGAACACCCGTTCGAGCCGGAGGATATGGCCTGGTGTCCCGCCTATGCCGCGCCGATTTGTTCGCTCTGCTGCTCGCTGGACAGCCGCTGCCACGACATGTGCAAGCCGAAGGCCAAACTGAACTATCAGGTCGCGACCGTCGCGAAATCCTTCCTGCCCGCACAACTGGTGGCAAAGCTCGCCACCCGGCTCGGACGTTACGGCATGGCGGCGGCGATTGCCGTCACCGCCATCGGCGGCATTCTCGCTCTGATCGCCCATCAGGTCGGCACCGCCTCGCCGGCAACGGCCGATGTGGTGAACCGCACCATCCTCATCGTGTTTTTCGTCTTCGCCGTCATTGCCGGCATCGTCTGCTGGTTCCTCGTGCTTGCCCATGACAGTCGGGTGGTGGCGGAAGAGGAATCTTCGCGTCAGAACACATTGCTGCTGAAGGAAATCGCCGCCCACAAGAAGACCGATGCCGCCCTTCAGGACGCCAAGGAAACCGCCGAGGCCGCCAACCGCGCCAAGAGCCGTTATGTCGTCGGCCTCAGCCACGAATTGCGCACGCCGCTCAATGCCGTTCTGGGTTATGCCCAGATTCTCGAACGCGACGATACCATCCCTCCGCCCCGGCAATCGGCGATCAAGGTCATTCGCCGCTCGGCCGATCACCTGTCGGGCCTGATCGACGGGCTTCTCGATATTTCCAAGATCGAGGCCGGCCGCCTGCAGGTCTATTCCAACGAGATCAATATCCAGGATTTCCTCGACCAGATCGTCGACATGTTCCGCCCGCAGGCGCAGGCCAAGGGGCTGGAGTTCCGCCATGACCGGTCGCGTGCCCTGCCGCAATATGTCCGCACCGATGAAAAGCGGCTGCGCCAGATTCTCGTCAACCTCATCTCCAATGCCATCAAATTCACCGATGAGGGCGCCGTCACCTTCGATGTCGGTTATCGCAGCCAAGTGGCAAGCTTCACGGTGTCCGACACCGGCCGTGGCATCGCACAGAAGGACCTCGCCCGCATCTACGAGCCCTTCCAGCGCGGCGAGGCAGAGAGCGTGCGGCCAATGCCGGGGCTCGGCCTTGGCCTCACCATCACACGGCTCCTGACCAACACACTCGGCGGCGAGATTTCCGTGTCGAGCGAAAAGGATGAAGGCTCCACCTTCCGCGTGCGCCTGATGCTGTCAGCCGTGCACCGGCCAAGCACGGCGCCTGCGCCGGAAAAGACCATCCGCTCCTATTCCGGCCCGCGCCGCACCATCGTCGTGGTTGACGACAATGAGGATCATCGCGAACTGATGCGACAGGTGCTCTCACCGCTCGATTTTGTGGTGCTGACGGCACAAAGCGGGCCGGAATGCCTGACGCTCATCGAAGGCGTAAAGCCCGATCTTTTCCTCATCGATATTTCCATGCCCGGCATGAGCGGCTGGCAGCTTGTGACAAAGCTGCGCGAGGCCGGCCAGACCGCCCCGCTTATCATGCTCTCGGCCAATATCGGCGATGGCACCGTGGCGGGCGCGGGCGAAGACAACCATAACGACGCCATCGCCAAGCCGGTCGATATCCGCCACCTTTGCGACAGGCTTGCCGTGCATCTCGGCCTGAAATGGATTTACGATACGGACCTGCCCCCGGAACCCGCTCCGCAGCCGGTTGCACGGATCATCCATCCGGGCGCTATCCATATCAGGGATTTGCAGCAGCTCGGCGAAATCGGCTACATACGCGGCATCGAGGCGAAACTCGCCGATCTCGCCCGCAACACGGAAAACCTGCCCTTCACGCAGGAGCTTGGCACCTATGTGCAGGCTTTCGATCTGGCCGGTTACGCGCATTTTCTCACACGGTTTGCGGATAAAGACACGGGAGACGGCAAGGCATGA
- a CDS encoding DUF2735 domain-containing protein, whose translation MVEMATGFHRETATIYQFPVGGRAGLSKFHNSALSELERQAREPHVDFGSWYHDDAIRDEERGDKPHS comes from the coding sequence ATGGTCGAAATGGCAACTGGCTTTCATCGCGAGACGGCAACGATCTATCAATTCCCGGTTGGCGGGCGCGCGGGGCTTTCCAAGTTCCACAATAGCGCGCTGAGCGAGCTTGAGCGTCAGGCACGCGAGCCGCATGTGGATTTCGGCTCCTGGTATCATGATGACGCGATCCGCGACGAAGAGCGGGGCGACAAGCCGCATTCCTGA
- a CDS encoding DUF6867 family protein: MQGLFFETDNGVRYVLRALVVLLGFWTAWRTGRSVADGWGDYTRVVIYTLALGLVMRFLHHALFNGPFINGFYYVFDVVLLLVFSSIGFRMRRTSQMVNNYYWLYDRTSAFSYKKKD, encoded by the coding sequence ATGCAGGGCCTTTTTTTCGAAACCGATAACGGCGTGCGTTATGTTCTGCGCGCGCTGGTTGTTCTTCTGGGCTTCTGGACGGCGTGGCGCACGGGCAGATCCGTGGCCGATGGCTGGGGCGATTATACGCGGGTGGTGATCTACACGCTCGCACTGGGGCTGGTGATGCGCTTCCTGCATCACGCGCTCTTCAACGGGCCGTTCATCAACGGCTTTTATTACGTGTTTGACGTCGTTCTTCTTCTGGTCTTTTCCAGCATCGGTTTCCGCATGCGCCGGACAAGCCAGATGGTCAATAACTACTATTGGCTTTACGACCGGACGTCGGCATTTTCCTACAAGAAGAAAGATTGA